The genomic DNA TACTGCACACCCAGCGTACTTGTTTAgtgaaacaataaattatttattcggTTTCACAAAATATACGCGACCTATGCTACTGCATGCAGCGGGTCGCTCAAGATTGAATTACTTCTAACATGTAACGCAAGAAAACAGGATTATTACACTATCATATACGCGAGCGTAAGGGAACGACGCCAATACACCTTCAACTAACCAACTGCATGGTGCCGTTTCAACCCCTGAGCTTCCAACACCATGCCGTTGACACCGTTTGTCTTCGTGTCAAAGTTCTGTGGATTCGCGACGAGGTTTAGGAAATGCCGGAGAAAGTCGGAGCATACCGTATCGATGAAGGTGTTGTGGATGGGTTTGAACGCTTCTGCTCGCAGGATAAATGGTGACGATGAACGGGAAAAGAAAGAGGGAACGCAAcatacacgcgcgcacacggCTTATGATCCGACGATGATGTTGTTGATCGGGATGTGTATCAGTTTCACGAAGAAACCGATGAATCCCATGATGCAGAATCCGATGGCTGTGGCGATGGCAATCTTCTGGAACTCCCGGCGGTCCGGCTTGGTGCAGCGCTTGATCAGTCGGATCGAGTCCTTGGCGAACGAGCGGCCGGGTTCATAGAATTTCGTCAATTGATCCATTTCGTTACTGTGGGACAAACAACGGCAATTAGAAACGTATTGGGGCGCAGATTTCCCGTTCGCTGGCCACTTTCACCATGACGATTGACCTACCTTTAATGGGATGTTTTCAACAACACAAGATCTAGCGCAAGCAGAATTCAAAGACGCAATGAAATCCGAGCGTCCGAACTGTGGCTTTCTTGGCTGCGgtttgtgttcttttttctctgtgtgtCCGCTTTTGATTCCACGTCGGATGCGGAGTGTGAAACGAGCAGACAACGTCACCAGTGGTTGCACACTGGGTTCAGGGTACACGGACAAACACAATGACAGTTGACGGAAaaagccattttttttcgacGTTATGGAACGGTGGTCGAATGAGTTTGCATTTGTAAGGCGTATTTCGCAGCCATCGTTTATTAACCGCATGGGCATGGTAGTTAGCTTCTGAACATGGAAAAtcgaaattatttttcaatgaaaaatgaatGGCGAAATGAAGAAATTGTAGTTCTGTTATTCGTATGGACATGTAAGCATGTAACGATTTATAACTAGTGCTACTTTTTTAATTGaagaaagttaaaaaaaattggagaTTTACTATACAACTAAGTAATCCCTTGATTTTATTCCATACAGAGAATGTTTTACTTACTTCATCAAAGAATTAAGGGTAAATGTTGAATTGAAGGAGCGTTACTTGCTGTCATGCTGATAAGAAAGTGTTATTTGGGAGCGgttgatgaaaacaaaaacattggcCGATAGCGCAATAATGGGAACCGCAAACCAAGGCTCGCCCAggatgaaaacaaattttgtgCCACGGGTGAATCAGGTTCGTATTCGTTTTAGCACACTGCCCTGCAATCGCTTGCCCTAATCGTTTGGCATTACTCTGCTGCAGCTGGACTCCATACAACTAGACCATGAGATAACGAACCTCCTACGACAGCAGATACAGAACGTCCTGCAGGTTCTACCGGTAAGAAGATGTACGCAGATCTTTTCCCAGTCAGTAGCCTTATCCCTTCTTTGTGCCTTCCTACTAGCCCGGATTGCTGAGCCACCTACAACCAGAGATTAATTTTGTATTAAATTCCGCGCTGTGGAACTTTTCGATGCGCACCTCCTATGCCACCTTTGGCCAGCAGATGCTTTCAATAACGTATGAGAAGGATCAACTGTCGCCGCAAAAGTTAGCCTTCCATTACTTTTTAACAACAGTGTTGCCATATGCCAAAGAAAGCTGCCAGTTTCGGCTCACAAGCTGGTCACGGGTTCAGCAGCTGGTGCAGCTAGTCGAAAATGGTTTGGTGTTGTTTAATCTGGTAAACTTTTTCAAGTTTCTGCGTTCGGGGACAAGACCGTCGCTGGTGGACTGTCTGTTGCGTATCAACCATCGGTCGCTGGATGGAGCCAAGCGACGAAACATCGGCTACTCGTACATGACGCGCGAGCTGGTATGGGCCGGGTTTATGGAGCTGCTCGGATTTACCATCCCTTTCGTCAATTACCATGCGCTGAAGCGAAAGATAAGGAATATGCTGCGGCTCGAAACGACCCATCGGCAGGATGAGCGGGTAGAGCTGAACGCGGAAACCAGGTGTGCGTACTGCAATGAGCGGGTCATTCTGCCACACCACATGGGATGCCGGCACGTGTTTTGTTACCTCTGCCTGAAAGGTAACCAGCTGGCCGATGCAGGGTTCCAATGCAACGTTTGTGATTATCGGAGTGAGACGTTCAAAAAGGTGCTAGTTTTGTAGGGCGAATGTTACATTTATTACGTACGGTAGCGGGCTTTTATAGGGCATTAAGAGGGAACGGGGCAGAAGCGAGTAAAGAGAAACATAGCAAAACCAGCACACGTCTACGTAATGTGTTGCAGAATGCCTTGCCGAATCAGCTGTTCACACTGCAGCTTCGGCAGGTAGTGCTGGCTGTTTTTCTTTAGCAGTATAATTTCTCCATTCTCCAGCTCAAACTTGCCGTAATCGGTCAAACAGCGAACTTCGATGTACAGCGATTTCGGTGGTTTGATGTCGTTCGTCAGATTCAGCCCGTACCCGTCGTGGATGGAGGCCATATACTCGGCGAGCATTCTAGAGTACTTGTTGAACCACACCGATTCCGGCTCGTTGATGCAACCTTTGATTTCTGGCGGCAAAATCGGACCCACGTGCCACCGGAGTCGCTTGAGACGATGTAGGCGGTTTGCCAGGTACGCAAGCACACATCGTTTCTGGCGTTTTATCAAATTGTGACGATACATAACGAGGGGAAGAAATTTTCGGTCGCCCGTCTCGTTGAACGTAATGCTGAAAGAGAGCGAGCTAGGTTAGCTTCCATGCTCGAGAGGTAAATGAAGCGAAAATCTTACGCATGTGCATAGTTTTCCTGGTATATCTTTGAAATATCCTCCAGCACCGACCGTACGCCATCGTCCTGTAAAATCCGAAGAAGAGACAcgttaaacacacacacacgcacgttaAACCGATTGGGACAGGCAGGCAATGTACACACATTGAACGCTGGTATAGGGTCGGTCGAACGTTCGAATTCTCTGATTAGCTCAAATCCTTTATCGGACGACATGGGACCGTAGCGAAGTGCACAACAGGCGATCGCTTATTTTATCAAACAGAAAGGtatgaaaaacaaacggctCAATTTGGCGGTAAATAGTTTGTTGTGACAAGCTGACAAAGCATCCTGCTGTCAAGTTAATCAACCGAACAgcgagaagaaacaaaaagaatgATCTTACTTAgtgataaatcgatttttttcgtgCATAAATATGCTTTcagaaaaaaattgtattgAAGATTTGCATCatggaaaatggaagcaaAGAATGGGAGTTTTGTGTATTTGAAGGTGTGTAGCGTAGTTTAGGGATGTCTCATTGGTTCATAATTGTGACAGTTCGTAAtgtaaacaataacaaaccTCCACACAGCTGAGTCACAGTTTTGCACGGTCCTGCGGATGGAAACcaactcttttttgttttattttgttaaacCCGTAACATCAGGCTGGCTTTTGCGTTCTTCGACCGGTGACTCGACTCAAGCCGACTTCCTGCACACATAAAACATATTCCCGCTTCGCGTAGGAACGTAGATTGATGACTAGTGAAGGTGAAATTCGTTCCATTCTTAACCGTGCACTGGATGCAGATGAGGCGGGCAAGAAGGATGAAGCGATCGACCTGTACGGACAGGCGGTGGAGAAAATCCTGCGGCTGGAGGATCGTGAAAAGCGTGACAAGTTGAACAAGTTTGCCAAACAGGCTCTGGACCGTGCAGAGGAGCTGAAGGGCATCAAATACACGGCACCGGTGGCACCCCCCCAGCAGCCGACCGTGAGTCATTCACCAACAACCTTGCAGccagtgaaaaacagcaccGGTTTAGGTAAGTTCAACGTAACAGCATTacccaaataaaataaaaaacccatccacacacacacacacacacacacacacacacacacacacacacacacacacacacacacacacacacacacacacacacacaaacaatgtATCGACTTCTTGGGCGATTCCACAGCCAGCCCTTCGCGCGCGGGTCCCACGCTGGAGATCAGTGGCAACAGGCATGCTTACACAAACGAGGAGAAAAGGGTACTGGAACATACGTCGCACATTAACGCGAAAGTGTACGTCCCTTTTATGGATATCGATCTGCTGGAAAAGTTCCACTTCCCGATGCCTTTCACCGATAAGGACGGCATGCTGGAGCTGGCCCCGAAACAGAAGCGTGATTTTGTGGGGTGGGCACGTGTGAGTGAGCTGGCCGATACGCCCCTGCTGATTGTGGGTGACCATGCGGACTTTTACAGCATCCGGCAGACGGTCGTGTCGGACTGTAGCTTTGTGGCTTCGCTCGCCGTCGCGTCACAGTTCGAGAAGAAATTTAAGCGCCGAATACTCACCTCCATCATCTATCCGCGCAACAGCAAGGATGAGCCGATGTACAATCCGAGCGGCAAGTACACAATACGCATGCACGTGAATGGGATACCGCGGAAGGTGGTGATCGATGATTATCTGCCGCTGGGCCGGTACAATCAGCTGCTGTGTTCGTATTCGAGCAACAGGAACGAGTTTTGGGTGTCGTTGCTGGAGAAAGCGTACATGAAGCTGATGGGAGGGTATGATTTCCCGGGCTCGAACAGTGTGCGTATTGCTGCGGACGTAGCAAGCGATACCGACGGTGTGATTAATGGTGTGCTTTGCTTTTCCCCACTACTAGAACATCGATCTGCACGCGCTGACGGGATGGATACCGGAACGAGCGTTGGTCAAATCGAACGAGCCGAACTTTAATGCCGACGCCGTGTACGATCGGCTGCAGGAAGGGCTTGCGTTGGGCCGTTGCTTGGTAACGGTCGCCACGGGTGAACTGACCGATGCGGAAGCCGAACGCACCGGGCTCGTTTCAACGCATGCGTACGCCGTGCTCGATATGCGCGAGGTCGATGGCGTGAAGCTGCTGCAGCTTAAGAATCCCTGGTCGCACCTACGGTGGCGTGGAAACTATTCCGAGCTGGATGTGGTGCACTGGACGCCGGAGCTACAGCGAACGCTCGGGTACGATCCGAAAATGGCTGCCACGTACGATAATGGCGTGTTTTGGATAGACTACCGCTCGATAATGAACTTTTTCGACGTGTTCTACCTCAACTGGGATCCGGCACTGTTCCAGTACACCTACTGCATCCACCAGTCGTGGAGTGCGGGCGTCGGCCCGACCAAGGACGCGTACAACGTGGGCGATAATCCGCAGTTTAGCCTGACGGTGCCGGCAGGCCGGGGCTCGGTATGGATACTGCTTACCCGCCACATCACCAGCATTGAAGACTTTCGCGAAAATCACGAATACATTACGGTGCTGGTGTACAACAGCAACGGGAAGCGCGTGTACTATCCAACCGATCCGCCACCGTACATTGACGGGGTGCGCATCAACAGTCCCCACTATCTGTGCAAGATCCGGCTCGATCCGACCGCCGAGCGGCGGTACACGCTGGTGGTGTCGCAGTACGAGAAAACGGCCACCATCTACTACTCGCTGCGGGCATACAGCCGTACCAAGTTTGAGCTGAAACAGCTCGGTCCGCGATACGCGACGGTGCAAAACGTAAGGCTGCcagcagcaaagcaaaccGACAAACCGGACCGTCCGGCAAAAGTGCGACATTGCTCATGTTTTACTGTGTGTGTCATTTTTCTATTCCAGTTGAACGGTGAATGGAAGGGTAAGACGGCGGGCGGTTGCCTGAATCATCCGCAGACCTTCAAAAACAACCCGCTCTACCGGTTGCACATCGGGCCGGCCGATACGAGCGAGCTGGTAATTGAGCTGCGCGGTCCGAAGGTGTATCAGGTCGGGCTGGTACTGACGGTCGTTTCGCTCGCGGACGAAACCGTCACGGCACCGTTCGTATCGCAAGATACCGGCGTCTATCGGTCCGGGTTCTGTGTGCTGCATCTCGACGGCATACCGGCCGGTGTGTATCAGGTACGGCCGTCCACCTATCTGCCGGAACAGGAATCACCGTTCTTTTTGAAGGTGAAGTCAACCACGAACGTGGTGATagagaaaattaattgaatcatACAATGTGATATCTACCGGTGGGAGGATAGCGTTACAATAAGTTCATACAATCGTTAACTACAACAACGGTTGcggttgtagtttttttttacagaaatACATTTACTCGTTGAtttaatttcaatattttcGTGCGCCTCTTTTGGATACGGACAGCACGTACTATCATGTCCTAGGTACATATGCAACACGAACATCGGTGTCGATGTAGTTGACGTGATACACTTGTGGAACCTGCAAACAAAAATTCTTGTTCGTGGTGAATTCTGCTCCTCTCTGTTCGACCCCTATAGCATTCGCACCGCAGATCACCGAGTCAATAGGGCAGTTTCGGTCCCACAGCTCAAGAAGCCCTTGTGCGCGAGGAGCCACGTTTACGTGGAAGATGTCCTCCGATCGCTACTCCACCGTTACTGCCATTGGTCGGAAAGCATAATGAAGAAGCCACTCACAGATGTATGAGCTGCTTGCAAAGCTTTGCAAGCAGTCTGCAGAAGCTCGAAACGCTTCCTCTGTCATGGCACTATCAACCAGGGTACTCAACTGGTTCCGCGCTTTGCACGTCTGCAGTGGATCGAATCCCCGAGCGAGCAAACATTCGATCGTGACGAGACACCCGGCTCTGCAGGCATTGTGAAGCAGAGTGCAACCTTCCTCGTCGGTACCGTGCAAATCTTGGGTCCTGTCCAGCAGGTAGTACAGTATGCACGCTGACTCTCCGGGCAGCCCTTTCCAACGTAGTAGCTCCATAATCGCCGTAAGCAGAGTTCTAGAAATTCGAAGCCCAATCTTCTGCACAGTGTAGCTAACCAGGTAAAATTTAGCCTGGTACAATGCTTCGCAAAAAATCGGCATTAAGAGGTAGTACACAGCACCACCGATACTGCTGTCGCATGCTGCCAGTTGGGCAGTGTTTGGTGGCGTTTTCCACGTCTCCTCAACAATTTCCTCGTCCTTAATGCAAACCAGCTGCTCCTGTTCGCACAGTTGATTGAAGACTTCCTTGAATAGCTTCAGGCTCTCACGTTCTGCCGCAAACAATAAGCATTGGCTATTTTCTTTAGCGCGAGGCGGAAACACTTGGACGTGACCCTGTTCGTAGAGATAAATTCGCATTCGGTACGCACCGTCGGACAATAGCCGGTTCTTGCTCAGAACCTCAGCAACATACACCCGTGTCTGGTCATCTGCGCTTGAAACGAACTGTTCAAACAGACTGAACAGCGATTTGCGTACACAACAGCTTAACATCGTTCTGTCGTGAAATTCCGCCAGCGGCGACAGGATGCTGATGTTTTTCTCGCACTTTAAGTATTTTACAACCCTGCCGCTAACCGAACTTAGGATATACCGTGCGAGCACACTGTCAGCCCTGACGAAGTGACTGGCCAGCAGGTGCTGATCCAGTGCGCTCATCCTGTCCAACAGCTCATCTAGCTCGTACGAGCGCAGTTGCTGCATCCAAACATCGAGGTCAACCTTTGCTCCACGCTCCAGACACGCATTGACGAGCCACCACTTTTCGGTGAAGAAGGCGTAATCCAGAGCACTCCAGCCGAAGAAATCGTCCTTTGCGTCTAGAAGATGAGCTGGCATCTTCATGAGCAACGTTTCGCATTGCTCGATAGTTGTCCGCTCCATCGTGTCATCGGGCGTGGGCTTTGCCGCCAGAAAATGTAGCAGCGTTCGACCGGTGGCGTCTTTGCTGGGAACATAAGCGGCGTCCTCATCCAGCTCATTAAACGCATCCGTGCCGGCCATGTTGGCAAGGATCATCTGATTGAAGAGGTACTGTAGCGAGCTAACGTTTGGATTTAAAAATTGCCTGGCAACCGACATCGTGTACGGTTCTCGACCGACGCGCAAACGGTGTTCGAACAGCCAACGGGCGGCAAAGTAATGTACGAAAATACGCTTACGAAACAGGGTCGGCCTTCCGACACGGTCGGCTGTTAGTAAGCGTGACTTTGCCAACGACACGTAATGATCGGTCAGGAAGCTCGTTGCATACTTCCGTTCTTCGTGCGTCCACAGGTGATCGGCGTGCCCTCTGCCAAACACGGCCTGTACGGCCAACAGACCATGCTGACGTCGCAGTTTGTCCGTCCATTGGAGCTTTTCGTCTACGATCGTTTTGAGCAGGTGACAGGAGTCCACGTACCGCCACTGTCGGATGCTTCCCCTCACGATCCGAGCGTCAAAATCGACGGCTCGTTTTATCACGGGCAGGTAGCGACTCATCGCCATGTACAGTAGCTGCGTAGGAATGTGCTGATGTCGCAACGACTCTCGCAAAACACCGTACAGGAAGGGTACTAGCTGCACCTGCACACTACTCTCACACCGGCGGTACGCATCGAGACGGTCGCGCAGAAAGTTGTGCAGTGCCAGTATCTCATCAACGCGGGACAGTGGATTCAGTTGGCGATACTCAGTATCATAGGGATGTGAATCACTGTCCGACCTACGGTGCGGATGAGTGGATTGAAACGTTATCCGTACACCGTCGTACGCCCACAAACGATTGGCAAACTGCTGGATCGCCGCCCGGTGCTTGGGCTCAATGTCCTCTGCTCCATCGAGCATGAATATGAGCCGCTTGCGGTTGTACTTTTCCGCAAACAATCGTGCCTCAAGAAGTTCGTTCGACGATAGCAATAGATCGTTTGCTGGCAGCTTCTTCACGTCCACCGTTTCGCCATCGCAGGTAAGCAGTTCCGCGCAACGATCAATCTGCTTACGCTCCCTGCGGATCATGTCGCCCGTTAAGATGGTGCCCGGTGTCGGCAACCGCCGGCGAACGAGCTGAGACAACCGAAACAGTGTTCGCACATCTTGGGCCAGAATCTCGGTACGGGTTGCCATGGGTTGTACGGCGAGTGTTAACCACTCGAACGCACCGGCATCATGTTCTACCGCATTAAAGTTGATCACATACATTGCCGGATCGCCCGTTTGCAGTTTCCAGACGAGCCAGGTAAGGTACGATGTCATGCCTGCACCCGGTTCACCATAAAGCCGGACCAATCGGTCACGCTCGTTTTTTAGATAGTTGTAAGAGCTGGTTGGTGTCGTCGATGCGCTGGCTTCGTAGAGCAACGCTTCCGCCAGCTCGCGTCTGTCCTCGAACTGATCCAGCGTAGCTAACCTGTGAAATGGATAATCGTCCAATGCGAAATACTCGGGCGCCATGACGTTCTCCTCCATAGCGTACGGCCTATACGTGTGTTTTGAGTATTGGCCTGTGGTGCGCCTTACATACCAAGGTTTAATTTTGTCaaagttttctttgtttgcatCCACGTACGTTCTCTTCGCTTGCTGGTTGATGTGAACGTCCAGTACATTTGTTAGATGATCCAAAGAATCGCACGGGTACACGACTGCCTCGAGCGGGGTGCGTATTCCAAGCAGATCAAGCGTGCCGTATCGCTCAGACAACTTCTTGCTACAGTCTTCCGTCAGATAATCCACGACCCACGGCGCCGATTCCTGTGGCGGTGCCGGTGGTAGTTTCAATACAATCACGGTAATGGTGGTACGATGCTTACGCCTGCCGCCAGTAGCTGCGATTCGCTGCCGAATGTCTGTCAGTGTGTCGCGGTCCACCTTGTCCAGGATCGTTACGATAATGTGCGCACAGGTGAACGCCTCGGTGGGATTCGTCAGCAGGTGGTACAGGTGGTGCAGGCTCGTTGGATCTACGGTATCAATAAATATGGCCTCACTGGATGGTACTAGTGCCACTGTCTGTGCTATCGCTGCCGCACTTAACACAACATCAGCAAAGTCACCGAAGTGCAGCACCTCGCTCGTCCTGCTTTTTGCAATTCGCGCATAAAGCGTTAACATTTTCAAACGATCCGGATTCAGCTCCAACCAGGCCGCTCGTTCCCGGAGCGAGCGTAAACATTTCTCAGCCCGAATGCGTAACGCGTACTGCTCAATCGACTTTGGATGCAGCGCCTTTTCTACACACTTCGGGCGAATGGCGTGTTGGTGCGGAATCGCATCCGCTAACGTTGCTCGCAGCACGTAATACATGTTCTCCTGCTCCGTTCGGGACCGTACCGTCCTGCTCGCCTGCCTGATCTCAAGCAGTATTTTGCTCTGCAGCAGTGTTGCATCGCTCGCACAGCACACCAGCACGAACCGGTCGCAAAAGTCGGTAAACCGTGCCGCGATCAGACGTTCGTAATACTGATGCTCGGTCGGTGCAGCACCACCATTGGCCGGAAGTTGATTGAAAAAGCCCCGTTCAATCTGTACCACTACACGGAGGCCAATTGTTCGACGCGCCTCTGGCATTAGCGCTTCGTACGCACTTTCCCAGGACCTTAAAAATTTGCTCATCGGTGAAGCGGATGTGTCGAACCGGGAGCACCACCAGCATGCGCTAAACCGATAGTGCGTTTCGGGTTGGTTTTCGATAGGCTCTACACACTCGCTTATCAGCGCCGCGTACACCGTGAACAGGTGGTTATCGTGCGTGATGCACCGTTGGTTGACCACGTACCGTTGGTGGCTACTATCTTGCCGAGCGCGTTCAGGCAGGCATCGTTAAGCTGCGGCGGAAAATCATCCATTTCGTTACGATTAAGCCGGAAGCAGGTGGCGCTCAGTGTGGTAGCAAACGACAGCATGTCGTCTGGCGCTGGGCACCACTTCGTAAAAGGGTTTCTGGGGGTGTCCCGGTCAAGTTGAACGCTAGTGCACACCACGTACCTATTGACCGTCGTCGGTGATGCCGTGGCGTTCTGCTTACCGAGCTTCAGAAAGGAGATGAAACAGTTGGCTATCGAGTAGGGAAAATCTTGTACCATTAGCATCTGCCTTGGATAGATGTAGGTCAACGTTTGCTGCTGGCTAGATCTCCCATCGCTGGCGAGACCTGGCCAATCTTTTGCGCCAATAAACACCGCACCTTGCGACGGTTCGGATGTATGACGTACCGTGACATGATCGAAATCACCATCATTAGAATCCGTCACGGTGATTGTAAAGTGGAAGCGTTTGCCGTGTTGGTGCAGTTGATAGGTTCGCAGCAGAACCATCGCCGCAAGCGTTACATGGTTGGGCAGGTTCAGACACATATCACAGGCATCACTGAGCGGTAACGTAACGTTATAATAGTACAAGCGAAATATGTTATCTTATCGTTGGTAATTGACAACCGTTGGATTTGCTAAGTACGCGCACTTGTagcgcactcacacacaaacgtacACCTCTGCAAAGTGTTTAATAGCTCTGGGTCAAAGGAAAGCAGCTCAGCCAGCCAACAGTATCCATATCGGTTTGCTGTTACTATACACTGGGACGCAGGGACTGACTGGGTCCAGATCGGTCGCGGAAAGCCAGACTCGACACGTCTACATTTCTGGCGGTTGCAGAACCAAGTAAGAAGAtcacctgatccagccaacgaggaGCACGCTGTGGTCCTCTACGGTTCGCTGAAAAACACCTTCTTGGTGGGGGGGCATCCGGGTATCCCCATCACGTGCCCCAGCCATCGAAACCTTCCTTCCGGCTGTTCCCGCCTAACAGTGCCCGCTGTCAGCATAGGACTCAGGACTCGCGTCCGTAGCGATATATTGTGCATTTCGTAGCGCCTTCGGATTTCGCTGCTTCCGCGGTTAtccgaagttacgatcgtACCAGCAGCAACTCCTCAAACACC from Anopheles stephensi strain Indian chromosome 2, UCI_ANSTEP_V1.0, whole genome shotgun sequence includes the following:
- the LOC118504854 gene encoding protein transport protein Sec61 subunit gamma, whose protein sequence is MDQLTKFYEPGRSFAKDSIRLIKRCTKPDRREFQKIAIATAIGFCIMGFIGFFVKLIHIPINNIIVGS
- the LOC118504852 gene encoding peroxisome biogenesis factor 2 is translated as MKTKTLADSAIMGTANQGSPRMKTNFVPRVNQLDSIQLDHEITNLLRQQIQNVLQVLPPGLLSHLQPEINFVLNSALWNFSMRTSYATFGQQMLSITYEKDQLSPQKLAFHYFLTTVLPYAKESCQFRLTSWSRVQQLVQLVENGLVLFNLVNFFKFLRSGTRPSLVDCLLRINHRSLDGAKRRNIGYSYMTRELVWAGFMELLGFTIPFVNYHALKRKIRNMLRLETTHRQDERVELNAETRCAYCNERVILPHHMGCRHVFCYLCLKGNQLADAGFQCNVCDYRSETFKKVLVL
- the LOC118504853 gene encoding DNA replication complex GINS protein PSF1-like isoform X2, which codes for MSSDKGFELIREFERSTDPIPAFNDDGVRSVLEDISKIYQENYAHAITFNETGDRKFLPLVMYRHNLIKRQKRCVLAYLANRLHRLKRLRWHVGPILPPEIKGCINEPESVWFNKYSRMLAEYMASIHDGYGLNLTNDIKPPKSLYIEVRCLTDYGKFELENGEIILLKKNSQHYLPKLQCEQLIRQGILQHIT
- the LOC118504853 gene encoding DNA replication complex GINS protein PSF1-like isoform X1, giving the protein MSSDKGFELIREFERSTDPIPAFNVCTLPACPNRFNVRVCVFNVSLLRILQDDGVRSVLEDISKIYQENYAHAITFNETGDRKFLPLVMYRHNLIKRQKRCVLAYLANRLHRLKRLRWHVGPILPPEIKGCINEPESVWFNKYSRMLAEYMASIHDGYGLNLTNDIKPPKSLYIEVRCLTDYGKFELENGEIILLKKNSQHYLPKLQCEQLIRQGILQHIT
- the LOC118504850 gene encoding calpain-7-like — translated: MTSEGEIRSILNRALDADEAGKKDEAIDLYGQAVEKILRLEDREKRDKLNKFAKQALDRAEELKGIKYTAPVAPPQQPTVSHSPTTLQPVKNSTGLASPSRAGPTLEISGNRHAYTNEEKRVLEHTSHINAKVYVPFMDIDLLEKFHFPMPFTDKDGMLELAPKQKRDFVGWARVSELADTPLLIVGDHADFYSIRQTVVSDCSFVASLAVASQFEKKFKRRILTSIIYPRNSKDEPMYNPSGKYTIRMHVNGIPRKVVIDDYLPLGRYNQLLCSYSSNRNEFWVSLLEKAYMKLMGGYDFPGSNSNIDLHALTGWIPERALVKSNEPNFNADAVYDRLQEGLALGRCLVTVATGELTDAEAERTGLVSTHAYAVLDMREVDGVKLLQLKNPWSHLRWRGNYSELDVVHWTPELQRTLGYDPKMAATYDNGVFWIDYRSIMNFFDVFYLNWDPALFQYTYCIHQSWSAGVGPTKDAYNVGDNPQFSLTVPAGRGSVWILLTRHITSIEDFRENHEYITVLVYNSNGKRVYYPTDPPPYIDGVRINSPHYLCKIRLDPTAERRYTLVVSQYEKTATIYYSLRAYSRTKFELKQLGPRYATVQNLNGEWKGKTAGGCLNHPQTFKNNPLYRLHIGPADTSELVIELRGPKVYQVGLVLTVVSLADETVTAPFVSQDTGVYRSGFCVLHLDGIPAGVYQVRPSTYLPEQESPFFLKVKSTTNVVIEKIN